One genomic segment of Gossypium arboreum isolate Shixiya-1 chromosome 3, ASM2569848v2, whole genome shotgun sequence includes these proteins:
- the LOC108471204 gene encoding 5'-adenylylsulfate reductase-like 4: MGTKIWEMRILILFLWWRLTCAVSVPVRVPLCPKNSVLEAVFDFRDSFCSIHSDFIESIDSVGVTEGDEISLQKALNMVHGNIHEYVAVLFYASWCPFSRSFRPSFLTLSSSYPSIPHFAVKESAVRPSILSKYGVHGFPTLFLLNSKMRVRYHGNRSFESLSTFYNEVTGFQIKSLDKTSRDKTRHVPKHENHKSSEQESWSFSWARSPQNLLRQETYLALATTFVLFRLLYLFYPTLLVFARFTWKRINRDVKLGTMLEHPLLI, encoded by the exons ATGGGTACCAAGATATGGGAAATGAGGATCCTAATACTGTTTTTGTGGTGGAGGCTAACATGCGCCGTCTCCGTTCCCGTTAGGGTTCCGTTGTGTCCCAAGAACTCCGTTTTGGAAGCCGTCTTTGACTTTCGAGACTCTTTTTGCTCCATTCACTCTGATTTTATTGAATCTATTGATTCCGTTGGAGTTACCGAG GGGGATGAGATTTCATTGCAGAAGGCACTTAACATGGTTCATGGGAATATTCATGAATATGTAGCAGTGCTTTTCTATGCATCTTGGTGTCCTTTTTCAAGGTCTTTTAGACCAAGCTTCTTGACCCTTTCTTCTTCCTATCCTTCCATTCCTCATTTTGCCGTAAAAGAATCAGCTGTCAGGCCAAG CATCCTCTCGAAGTATGGAGTTCATGGCTTTCCTACTCTTTTCCTTTTAAATTCTAAAATGCGTGTTCGTTATCATGGAAACCGGTCTTTTGAATCGCTCAGCACATTCTATAATGAAGTCACCG GCTTTCAGATAAAATCTCTGGATAAAACATCGCGGGACAAAACCAGACATGTACCAAAGCATGAGAATCATAAAAGCTCTGAGCAGGAGAGCTGGTCATTCTCATGGGCAAGATCTCCACAGAATTTGCTTAGACAAGAGACCTATTTGGCCTTAGCCACCACATTTGTGCTTTTCAGATTGCTTTATCTATTTTATCCAACTTTGCTGGTATTTGCTCGCTTCACTTGGAAACGGATCAATCGAGATGTAAAGTTGGGAACTATGTTGGAACATCCTTTGCTGATCTGA